The following coding sequences are from one Streptomyces sp. NBC_00536 window:
- a CDS encoding MerR family transcriptional regulator codes for MTAHDSFDDRLDDDDYPAYTMGRAAAVLGTTQSFLRAIGEARLITPLRSEGGHRRYSRYQLRIAARARELVDQGTPIEAACRIVILEDQLAEAQRINAEYRRTTETPHPSAAV; via the coding sequence ATGACAGCACACGACTCGTTCGACGATCGTCTCGACGACGACGACTACCCCGCGTACACCATGGGCCGGGCCGCAGCCGTGCTCGGCACCACCCAGAGCTTCCTCCGCGCCATCGGAGAAGCCCGCCTCATCACCCCGCTCCGCTCAGAGGGCGGACACCGCCGCTACTCCCGCTACCAGCTGCGGATCGCCGCCCGAGCCCGGGAGCTCGTCGACCAGGGCACCCCCATCGAGGCCGCTTGCCGCATCGTCATCCTCGAAGACCAGCTCGCGGAAGCCCAGCGCATCAACGCCGAATACCGCCGCACCACCGAAACACCCCATCCATCAGCCGCCGTGTGA
- a CDS encoding isoamylase early set domain-containing protein, translated as MLERTLGKDRTEVTFVLPADTPPGPVSVVGDFNDWRPGTHTLRPREDGKRAVTVELPSESTHSFRYLAAGDYWFNDESAGDQDGPNSRLHT; from the coding sequence ATGTTGGAGCGCACGCTGGGCAAGGACCGCACGGAAGTCACCTTCGTCCTGCCCGCCGACACCCCGCCCGGCCCGGTCAGCGTGGTGGGCGACTTCAACGACTGGCGGCCCGGCACCCACACCCTCCGGCCACGCGAAGACGGGAAGCGGGCGGTCACCGTCGAGCTGCCGAGCGAGAGCACGCATTCCTTCCGGTACCTGGCCGCCGGTGACTACTGGTTCAACGACGAGAGCGCCGGCGACCAGGACGGCCCCAACAGCCGTCTGCACACCTGA
- a CDS encoding ABC transporter permease: MFRTALRNVSAHKARLLMTAFAVMLGVTFISGSLVYGDSMNRAATARATAGFDRIAVSVFAENSRAGGAPPAGLDAATVRALAKVEGVAAASGRVGGFAAVAGKDGRPLGHGPSHKAANFTPGADGQDPAYRFTQGSGPTRDDRIALDETTAAKGGYRVGDTVRAGTNEGAASYTLSGIFRTDAAARAAGGSLTLFTDATAQRLFLQPGRFENIELTAAPGTGAQQLLGRVEAMLPKGAGAATGAQLARIQANLATSDSDTMSQILLGFAAVALFVATFLISNTFTMLVARRTRELALMRAVGASRKQVRRILLTESLLVGALASAAGLALGTGAAVLLQSIFATDSAPAAPLVLTPATVCVSLLVGTLLPMAAAWLPVRRAMAIPPVAALGAAEPAAPARTGSLRSGLSAALVLTGTAAVVYGALTTGKDSRSVIGLGAALTLAGAIGFIPLLSRPFAALLRPLLTRVHPVYGNLAVRNTVRDPRRTGATAAALAIALTLASGLSVLGASAAQYLDRATTHDFAADYLVKPVEGGAGMTPVTAAPLKKLPGVAFSPLNQSTEYRLAGAPSVLTGVDPATIGRLLRYDVTEGSLDRLAQGQIAVADFKAKKEGWHIGQTLPLERPTGQDNQRGSVTIGAVYRADEQSNLLPSITAPDALVARYDPTPHTNGILLATDGGPGRAALAQVTHALGDNPALAVLDATDLRAQDSGSIGDQLNVFYALLSMALTIAALGIANTLAMSVLERRKEIGTLRALGVDRAGVARMIRLEALVLGALGATVGTVLGVFLGWALGRTLQESVAGYTLVLPWGRLALGVLIAMTGALLASLWPARRAARVDIPAAMTAQ, from the coding sequence ATGTTCCGTACCGCCCTGCGCAACGTGTCCGCGCACAAGGCCCGCCTGCTGATGACCGCCTTCGCGGTCATGCTCGGGGTCACCTTCATCTCCGGCAGCCTCGTCTACGGCGACAGCATGAACCGGGCCGCCACCGCCCGGGCGACCGCCGGGTTCGACCGCATCGCCGTCAGCGTCTTCGCCGAAAACTCCCGCGCGGGCGGCGCCCCACCGGCCGGCCTCGACGCGGCCACCGTGCGCGCCCTGGCCAAGGTCGAGGGCGTCGCCGCGGCCTCGGGCCGGGTGGGCGGCTTCGCCGCGGTCGCCGGGAAGGACGGCCGCCCGCTCGGTCACGGCCCGTCCCACAAGGCCGCCAACTTCACCCCGGGGGCCGATGGCCAGGACCCCGCATACCGCTTCACCCAGGGCTCCGGCCCGACCCGCGACGACCGGATCGCCCTCGACGAGACCACCGCCGCGAAGGGCGGTTACCGCGTCGGTGACACCGTCCGCGCCGGTACGAACGAGGGCGCCGCGAGCTACACCCTCAGCGGCATCTTCCGTACGGACGCCGCCGCGCGCGCCGCCGGGGGCAGCCTCACGCTGTTCACCGACGCCACCGCCCAGCGGCTCTTCCTCCAGCCCGGCCGCTTCGAGAACATCGAGCTGACGGCCGCGCCCGGCACCGGCGCGCAGCAGCTCCTGGGCCGGGTCGAGGCGATGCTCCCGAAGGGCGCCGGGGCGGCCACCGGGGCCCAACTCGCCCGGATCCAGGCCAATCTGGCCACCAGCGACAGCGACACGATGAGCCAGATCCTGCTCGGCTTCGCCGCGGTCGCCCTCTTCGTCGCCACCTTCCTCATCTCCAACACCTTCACCATGCTGGTCGCCCGGCGCACCCGGGAACTGGCCCTGATGCGGGCCGTCGGCGCCTCCCGCAAGCAGGTGCGCCGGATCCTGCTGACCGAGTCCCTGCTCGTCGGCGCGCTCGCCTCCGCGGCGGGCCTCGCCCTCGGCACCGGTGCCGCCGTACTCCTCCAGAGCATCTTCGCCACCGACAGCGCCCCGGCCGCCCCGCTGGTCCTCACCCCGGCCACCGTGTGCGTGTCCCTGCTGGTCGGCACCCTGCTGCCGATGGCCGCCGCCTGGCTGCCGGTCCGCCGGGCCATGGCCATCCCGCCCGTCGCCGCCCTCGGCGCGGCCGAACCCGCGGCGCCCGCGCGCACCGGTTCCCTACGCAGCGGACTCAGCGCCGCGCTGGTGCTCACCGGCACCGCCGCCGTGGTCTACGGCGCCCTCACCACGGGGAAGGACAGCCGGAGCGTCATCGGCCTCGGCGCGGCCCTGACCCTGGCCGGGGCAATCGGCTTCATCCCGCTGCTGTCGCGGCCGTTCGCCGCCCTGCTGCGGCCGCTGCTGACCCGCGTCCACCCGGTGTACGGGAACCTCGCCGTCCGCAACACCGTGCGCGACCCGCGGCGTACGGGCGCCACCGCGGCCGCGCTCGCCATCGCCCTCACCCTCGCCTCGGGCCTGTCCGTCCTCGGGGCGTCCGCCGCCCAGTACCTCGACCGCGCGACCACCCACGACTTCGCCGCCGACTACCTGGTGAAGCCCGTCGAGGGCGGCGCGGGCATGACCCCCGTCACCGCGGCGCCGCTCAAGAAGCTGCCCGGTGTCGCGTTCAGCCCCCTCAACCAGTCCACGGAATACCGGCTGGCGGGCGCCCCGTCCGTCCTGACCGGCGTCGACCCGGCCACCATCGGCCGGCTGCTGCGCTACGACGTGACCGAGGGCTCCCTCGACCGCCTCGCCCAGGGCCAGATCGCCGTGGCCGACTTCAAGGCGAAGAAGGAGGGCTGGCACATCGGCCAGACCCTCCCCCTGGAGCGCCCGACCGGGCAGGACAACCAGCGCGGCAGCGTCACCATCGGCGCGGTGTACCGGGCGGACGAGCAGAGCAACCTGCTGCCCAGCATCACCGCCCCCGACGCACTCGTCGCCCGCTACGACCCCACCCCGCACACCAACGGGATCCTGCTGGCCACCGACGGCGGACCCGGCCGGGCCGCGCTCGCCCAGGTCACCCACGCCCTCGGCGACAACCCCGCCCTGGCCGTCCTCGACGCGACGGACCTCCGCGCCCAGGACAGCGGCAGCATCGGCGACCAGCTCAACGTCTTCTACGCGCTGCTGAGCATGGCCCTGACGATCGCCGCGCTCGGCATCGCCAACACCCTCGCCATGTCCGTACTCGAACGCCGCAAGGAGATCGGCACCCTGCGCGCCCTCGGCGTGGACCGCGCCGGAGTGGCCCGGATGATCCGCCTGGAGGCCCTGGTCCTCGGCGCGCTCGGCGCCACGGTCGGCACCGTCCTGGGCGTCTTCCTCGGCTGGGCGCTCGGCCGCACCCTCCAGGAGAGCGTCGCGGGCTACACCCTGGTCCTGCCCTGGGGCCGCCTGGCCCTCGGCGTGCTCATCGCCATGACGGGCGCCCTGCTCGCCTCGCTCTGGCCGGCCCGCAGGGCCGCCCGCGTCGACATCCCGGCCGCGATGACGGCCCAGTAG
- a CDS encoding SpoIIE family protein phosphatase: MQAESFPGYPGQSPDGGSPEPGGLLDVLKVAAVVLDADGRITLWSPQAEELFGYTSDEALGRFAGRLLVHEQHLELVVELFARVMAGGGSWAGVFPVRHKDGGTRLVEFRNMRLEDGRKGVYALGLATDQATLRRVERDLALSTRLISQSPIGLAVVDTDLRYVTVNPALERINGLPAAEHVGRNVREALPFLDIESIESAMREVLADGIPILDRESKGRTPADPDRDHVWSVSFYRLEASNGKVLGVATSVVDVSERHRATAEAAGARQRLALVADASLRIGTTLDLDQTARELAEVSVPELADVAAVDVLDSILHSREAVAVHKGSAVFRALAVAAAYPTDAVRAADPPGEVARYDADRLVTRCVNTGRPVRVPHVDADDLIRIARSPEAVGMLAAAGLHSYLAVPLIARGEVLGALDLKRLRNPEPFTADDEVLAGELAARAAVCIDNARWYQQARNTALTLQRSLLPQQPPDPPGLEIAYRYQPAQAADEVGGDWFDVIPLTGDKTALVVGDVMGSGISAAATMGQLRTATRTLADLDLDPGQVLRHLDRLTDLMGQTITTCVYAVYDPHHTRCLVANAGHMPPVLMRRGRPPALLELPTGVPLGVGDVVFHTTTFDLHPGDQLVLYTDGLVETRDQSIDERLNALLALLAKPPPSLEETCDMLLHALRHPGDHDDVALLIARVHA; the protein is encoded by the coding sequence ATGCAAGCCGAATCCTTCCCGGGCTACCCCGGCCAGTCCCCGGATGGTGGTTCACCCGAGCCGGGGGGCCTGCTGGACGTCCTGAAGGTCGCAGCTGTGGTGCTCGACGCGGACGGACGGATCACGTTGTGGAGCCCGCAGGCCGAGGAACTGTTCGGATACACCTCGGATGAGGCCCTCGGCCGGTTCGCGGGCCGGCTGCTGGTCCACGAGCAGCACCTGGAGCTGGTGGTCGAGCTGTTCGCGCGGGTCATGGCGGGCGGGGGCAGCTGGGCGGGCGTGTTTCCCGTGCGGCACAAGGATGGCGGCACGCGGCTGGTGGAGTTCCGGAACATGCGGCTGGAGGACGGCCGGAAAGGCGTCTATGCCCTGGGCCTGGCTACCGACCAGGCGACGTTGCGGCGGGTGGAGCGGGATCTGGCGCTGTCCACCCGGCTGATTTCGCAGTCCCCGATCGGGCTGGCGGTGGTAGACACCGATCTGCGGTATGTGACCGTCAATCCGGCGCTGGAACGCATCAACGGCCTGCCGGCTGCCGAGCATGTCGGCCGGAACGTCCGCGAGGCACTGCCCTTCTTGGACATCGAGTCCATCGAGTCCGCCATGCGCGAGGTTCTGGCCGACGGAATCCCGATCCTTGACCGCGAATCCAAGGGGCGCACCCCGGCCGACCCGGACCGTGACCACGTGTGGTCGGTGTCCTTCTACCGGCTGGAAGCTTCCAACGGGAAGGTGCTCGGCGTCGCGACCTCCGTCGTCGACGTGAGCGAACGGCATCGCGCCACGGCCGAGGCCGCCGGGGCCCGGCAGCGCCTCGCCCTCGTAGCCGACGCCTCCCTGCGCATCGGGACCACGCTCGACCTCGACCAGACCGCCCGCGAACTCGCCGAGGTCTCGGTGCCGGAGCTGGCCGACGTGGCCGCGGTGGACGTGCTCGACAGCATCCTGCACAGCCGTGAGGCCGTTGCCGTACACAAAGGGTCAGCGGTTTTCAGGGCCCTGGCCGTGGCTGCCGCGTACCCCACGGACGCGGTGCGTGCGGCCGATCCGCCGGGTGAGGTGGCACGCTACGACGCCGACCGGCTGGTCACCCGGTGCGTGAACACCGGCCGCCCGGTCCGCGTGCCCCACGTGGACGCCGATGACCTGATCCGCATCGCCCGCAGTCCCGAAGCCGTCGGCATGCTGGCCGCCGCGGGACTCCACTCCTACCTGGCCGTGCCGCTCATCGCCCGTGGCGAAGTCCTCGGCGCCCTCGACCTCAAACGCCTCCGCAATCCGGAACCGTTCACCGCCGACGACGAGGTCCTGGCCGGCGAGCTGGCCGCGCGCGCCGCCGTGTGCATCGACAACGCACGCTGGTACCAGCAGGCACGCAACACCGCCCTCACCCTCCAGCGCAGCCTCCTCCCTCAGCAGCCACCGGACCCGCCCGGCCTGGAGATCGCCTACCGCTATCAGCCCGCCCAAGCGGCGGACGAGGTCGGCGGCGACTGGTTCGACGTCATCCCCCTGACGGGCGACAAGACCGCCCTCGTCGTCGGCGACGTCATGGGCAGCGGCATCAGCGCCGCCGCAACGATGGGCCAGCTCCGCACCGCCACCCGCACACTGGCCGACCTCGACCTCGACCCCGGCCAGGTACTGCGTCACCTCGACCGCCTGACGGACCTCATGGGACAGACCATCACGACCTGCGTCTACGCGGTCTACGACCCCCACCACACCCGATGCCTCGTCGCCAACGCGGGGCACATGCCCCCCGTGTTGATGCGTCGCGGACGGCCGCCCGCACTATTGGAACTGCCCACCGGAGTCCCTCTCGGAGTCGGCGACGTCGTCTTCCACACCACCACGTTCGATCTGCACCCGGGCGACCAACTGGTCCTCTACACCGATGGCCTGGTCGAAACCCGTGACCAGTCCATCGACGAACGCTTGAACGCTCTCCTCGCCCTCCTGGCAAAGCCGCCACCCTCTCTGGAGGAGACCTGCGACATGCTCCTCCACGCCCTGCGCCACCCCGGCGACCACGATGACGTCGCCCTGCTCATCGCCCGGGTCCATGCCTGA